A stretch of the Vigna radiata var. radiata cultivar VC1973A chromosome 7, Vradiata_ver6, whole genome shotgun sequence genome encodes the following:
- the LOC106769045 gene encoding uncharacterized protein LOC106769045, with product MITTSPTSSSTTNLGGAQPLSLRFLCKPPLLSLTLFFPSHSAYKGIAVSSTPCKPRVRCEKEVRNGNQNGVEEENEEVEREVQCEVHVVSWRERRVKAEISVNADIESIWNALTDYEHLADFIPNLVWSGKIPCPYPGRIWLEQRGFQRSMYWHIEARVVLDLQEFINSAWDRELHFSMVDGDFKKFEGKWSVKSGTRSSSTNVSYEVNVIPRFNFPAIFLERIIRSDLPVNLRALAYRVERNISGNQKLSLPENDLDKTSTDIYGSSTQKTNSSSREKNKLSPGESKEDLVPSISGSLPLSSSEVNINNWGAFGKTCSLDRPCVVDEIHLRRFDGLLENGGVHRCVFASITVKAPVSEVWNAMSSYETLPEIVPNLAISKILSRDNNKVRILQEGCKGLLYMVLHARVVLDLCEYLEQEISFEQVEGDFDSFQGKWTFEQLGNHHTLLKYSVESKMRKDTFLSEAIMEEVIYEDLPSNLCAIRDYIENKTASNILESKQNTNSRQQTAPSGFADDDSYCSAEELSDCNAQSLSQQRRRVPGLQRDIEVLKSEILKFIAEHGQEGFMPMRKQLRLHGRVDIEKAINRMGGFRKIAIMMNLSLAYKHRKPKGYWDNLENLHDEISKFQRSWGMDPSFMPSRKSFERAGRFDIARALEKWGGLNQVSRLLSLKVRRQRSKQGNLDKDKKVEDDAASPDVDIEIKTPSRPTVSQDPQKWLTELTQLDINWVD from the exons ATGATCACCACTTCCCCAACTTCTTCTTCAACCACCAACCTTGGAGGAGCACAACCTCTTTCGCTGCGTTTCCTATGCAAACCACCGCTTCTATCTCTCACCCTCTTCTTCCCCTCTCACTCTGCTTACAAGGGCATTGCGGTTTCCTCAACTCCCTGCAAACCCAGAGTGCGGTGCGAGAAAGAAGTACGGAATGGTAATCAGAATGgggtagaggaagaaaatgaagaggtCGAACGTGAAGTGCAGTGTGAAGTTCATGTGGTTTCTTGGAGGGAAAGGAGAGTTAAGGCTGAAATTTCTGTCAATGCTGACATTGAATCCATTTGGAACGCTCTCACCGATTATGAGCATCTTGCTGATTTCATTCCAAACCTTGTGTGGAG TGGAAAAATACCTTGCCCATATCCTGGACGGATATGGTTAGAGCAAAGAGGATTTCAAAGGTCAATGTATTGGCACATAGAAGCTCGAGTTGTGTTGGATCTTCAAGAATTCATCAATTCT GCATGGGACCGAGAACTTCACTTTTCCATGGTTGATGGAGACTTTAAGAAGTTTGAGGGCAAATGGTCTGTAAAATCTGGAACAAG ATCTTCATCAACTAATGTATCTTATGAAGTTAATGTTATACCAAGATTCAATTTCCCAGCCATATTCTTGGAAAGGATTATCAGATCTGATCTTCCCGTGAACCTCCGAGCCTTGGCATATAGAGTAGAAAGGAATATTTCAGGAAATCAGAAACTTTCCCTGCCAGAAAATGACTTGGATAAAACTTCTACTGATATTTATGGGTCATCTACCCAAAAGACAAATAGTTCTTCGCGTGAAAAGAATAAGTTGTCTCCTGGAGAAAGCAAAGAAGATTTAGTTCCCTCAATTTCTGGTTCCTTGCCCTTGTCTTCCAGTGAGGTGAATATCAATAATTGGGGTGCATTTGGAAAAACTTGCAGTCTTGACAGGCCTTGTGTGGTGGATGAAATTCATCTCCGTAGATTTGATGGACTTTTG GAAAATGGAGGTGTTCATCGCTGTGTTTTTGCAAGCATAACAGTTAAAGCTCCTGTTAGTGAAGTATGGAATGCCATGTCTTCCTATGAGACTCTTCCTGA AATAGTTCCAAATTTAGCTATCAGTAAGATTTTATCACGAGATAACAATAAAGTCCGCATTCTCCAG GAAGGGTGTAAGGGCCTGCTTTATATGGTGCTTCATGCTCGTGTTGTGCTGGACTTGTGTGAATATTTAGAACAAGAGATCAGTTTTGAACAGGTTGAAGGGGACTTTGACTCATTCCAGGGAAAGTGGACTTTTGAACAACTAGGAAATCATCATACACTGCTGAAGTACTCTGTGGAGTCAAAAATGCGCAAGGACACTTTCCTTTCTGAAGCTATCATGGAAGAG GTCATTTATGAAGATCTCCCATCAAACTTGTGTGCAATAAGAGACTATATTGAGAACAAGACAGCATCAAATATTTTGGAAAGTAAGCAAAATACAAATTCAAGGCAGCAAACTGCTCCATCTGGCTTTGCAGATGACGACAGCTATTGTTCAGCTGAAGAGTTGTCTGATTGCAATGCTCAAAGCTTATCACAACAAAGACGAAGAGTTCCAGGATTACAAAGGGACATTGAAGTCCTTAAATCTGAAATCCTGAAATTCATTGCAGAACATGGACAAGAAGGATTCATGCCAATGAGGAAGCAGCTTCGTTTGCATGGAAGAGTTGACATTGAGAAGGCTATAAATCGCATGGGGGGATTCAGAAAGATTGCAATTATGATGAACCTTTCTCTGGCTTACAAACACCGCAAACCAAAGGGTTACTGGGACAATCTTGAAAATTTGCATGATGAG ATAAGTAAATTTCAAAGGAGCTGGGGAATGGACCCTTCATTTATGCCCAGCAGAAAGTCATTTGAACGTGCAG GACGCTTTGATATTGCACGTGCATTGGAAAAGTGGGGTGGACTTAATCAGGTTTCTCGCCTTCTATCCCTCAAGGTGAGGAGACAGAGAAGCAAACAGGGCAACCTTGACAAGGACAAGAAAGTTGAGGATGATGCAGCATCACCTGATGTAGATATTGAGATCAAGACACCATCTAGACCCACTGTTTCTCAAGATCCACAAAAATGGCTTACAGAATTAACACAGCTGGACATAAATTGGGTTGACTAA
- the LOC106769046 gene encoding uncharacterized protein At4g08330, chloroplastic-like: MIPYGGMLKGSFECQQLQVSSIIRDVNYSCGSCGYELNLNSSNRNTGLIDSKSIKRGIISFFSVDESRFTQIQQLPWSFWIPFFNSKRQQRTKLLCRNCASHLGYAYTLPSQSQSWDGISDDSRIYDIKLTALLPSFCEESSQRLEDMAKYESASSTVVF, translated from the exons ATGATTCCTTACGGCGGCATGCTCAAGGGATCATTCGAATGTCAACAACTTCAAGTATCCTCCATTATCAGAGATGTGAACTACAG CTGTGGTTCGTGTGGTTATGAGCTGAACTTGAACTCCAGCAACCGCAACACTGGTCTCATAGACTCAAAGTCCATAAAGAGAGGCATAATTTCCTTCTTCTCTGTGGATGAGAGCAGGTTCACTCAGATCCAGCAACTTCCCTGGTCATTTTGGATACCCTTTTTCAACTCCAAGCGCCAACAAAGAACCAAGCTCCTTTGCCGCAACTGTGCCAGCCACTTGGGCTATGCCTACACTTTGCCCTCCCAATCCCAATCCTGGGATGGCATCTCTGATGATTCCagaatttatgatataaaaCTCACCGCTTTGTTACCTTCCTTCTGCGAGGAATCATCTCAAAGGTTAGAGGATATGGCCAAGTACGAGAGTGCATCTTCCACTGTGGTGTTCTAA
- the LOC106768627 gene encoding diacylglycerol kinase 2, producing MSLTMIDLGISFLRLITSPDASGASIIGWLITGSFGLMAVIYAVLKWQRRSSLNWIKAAAREKKKVWKKFKVPLSGHSWVEDFTYREQPSTCCFCLTSLWPSQNLGTTASPHTPLHRCSVCGVAAHFLCSQFAAKDCKCVAQAGFGHIRHHWSERWVNVYENHEMSAFCFYCDEPCGVPFVKASPTWHCQWCQRLIHVKCHNKLTKDSGDFCDLGPLRRIILSPLCVKEVDEDLKGGRLSSIISSSVNGQIRKRRNRSKNGGGYNANGKSRGSSGTDATLFDYVLNGFGWNNSSNEKFSDQLGNSRVLGNGLTSIHSHMKKYTLVDLSQDASPLLIFINSRSGGQLGHSLHRRLNMLLNPVQIFELSASQGPEVGLEFFKSVRYFRVLVCGGDGTVAWVLDAIERRSYESPPPVAILPLGTGNDLSRVLNWGKGFSTLDGEGGLTMLLHDDISNAAVTMLDRWKVKISEESSEGKSNKVKTKSMMNYLGIGCDAKVAYKFHVTRQISPEKFCSQFLNKLRYAKEGARDIMDRTCADLPWQVWLEVDGRDIEIPKDSEGLIVLNIGSYMGGVDLWQNGYEHDDDFSLQSMHDKMLEVVCVCGAWHLGKLQVGLSQARRLAQGKVIKIHCSSPFPVQIDGEPFILQPGFLEITHRGQAFMMRKTSENEPKGRAAAIMTEVLLDAECKGIINASQKKVLLQDMAINLS from the exons ATGAGTTTAACCATGATAGATTTAGGAATTTCATTTCTGAGGTTGATCACGAGCCCTGATGCTTCCGGTGCATCTATTATTGGATGGCTCATCACTGGATCATTTGGACTGATGGCAGTCATATATGCTGTTCTCAAGTGGCAGCGTAGGTCCTCGTTAAATTGGATTAAAGCTGCagcaagagagaagaagaaagtttggAAAAAGTTTAAAGTACCACTGTCTGGTCATTCTTGGGTTGAAGATTTCACTTACAGGGAACAACCATCCACTTGTTGTTTCTGCTTGACTTCCCTTTGGCCTTCCCAAAATCTAGGTACAACAGCCTCACCACATACCCCTCTCCATCGTTGCTCTGTTTGTGGTGTCGCTGCTCATTTCCTTTGTTCACAGTTTGCAGCAAAGGATTGCAAATGTGTTGCTCAGGCTGGTTTTGGCCATATTCGACACCACTGGTCAGAAAGATGGGTTAACGTGTATGAAAATCACGAGATGTCTGCCTTCTGTTTTTACTGTGATGAGCCATGCGGTGTTCCCTTTGTTAAAGCTTCTCCAACATGGCATTGCCAGTGGTGTCAGCGCCTCATTCATGTTAAATGTCATAACAAATTGACTAAAGATTCTGGTGACTTTTGTGATTTGGGTCCCTTGAGGCGAATTATCCTTTCTCCTCTTTGTGTCAAAGAAGTTGATGAGGATCTAAAAGGTGGACGGCTAAGTTCTATTATAAGCTCTTCTGTTAATGGCCAGATTAGAAAGCGGCGTAACCGCAGTAAAAATGGAGGTGGTTACAATGCTAATGGTAAATCACGTGGTTCCTCAGGTACTGATGCAACGCTTTTTGACTATGTGTTGAATGGTTTTGGCTGGAATAATTCCAGTAATGAAAAGTTTTCTGATCAATTGGGTAATAGTAGAGTACTAGGAAACGGTTTAACTTCTATCCATAGCCACATGAAGAAATACACACTGGTTGATTTGTCTCAAGATGCAAGCCCACTTTTGATCTTCATAAATTCCAGGAGTGGTGGTCAGCTTGGGCATTCTCTTCATAGGAGATTGAATATGCTATTAAATCCTGTTCAG ATATTTGAATTGAGTGCTTCTCAGGGCCCTGAAGTGGGCTTGGAATTCTTCAAAAGTGTACGATATTTTAGAGTACTCGTATGTGGTGGGGATGGCACAGTTGCATGGGTCCTTGATGCTATAGAAAGACGCAGTTATGAGTCACCTCCACCAGTGGCAATTCTTCCCCTTGGCACTGGAAATGATTTGTCCAGGGTACTGAATTGGGGAAAAGGCTTCTCTACCCTTGATGGAGAAGGCGGATTGACCATGCTTTTGCATGATGACATTAGCAATGCAGCAGTCACTATGCTAGATCGATGGAAAGTTAAAATCTCAGAAGAAAGCTCGGAAGGAAAATCAAATAAAGTGAAAACTAAATCCATGATGAACTATCTAG GCATTGGATGTGACGCAAAGGTTGCATATAAATTTCATGTTACTCGACAAATAAGTCCTGAAAAGTTTTGTAGTCAG TTCTTGAATAAATTGCGATATGCAAAAGAGGGAGCAAGAGATATTATGGACAGAACTTGTGCTGACTTGCCATGGCAAGTATGGCTTGAAGTTGACGGAAGAGACATTGAGATTCCCAAG GATTCTGAGGGCTTAATTGTGCTCAATATCGGGAGCTATATGGGTGGAGTAGATCTTTGGCAAAATGGTTACGAGCATGATGATGATTTTAGTCTGCAATCCATGCATGATAAAATGCTGGAGGTGGTATGTGTTTGTGGAGCATGGCACCTGGGAAAACTTCAG GTTGGACTTTCACAAGCAAGAAGGCTTGCTCAAGGTAAAGTCATCAAGATACACTGTTCCAGTCCTTTCCCGGTTCAAATCGACGGGGAGCCATTTATCCTACAACCAGGATTCTTGGAAATTACTCATCGCGGACAG GCATTCATGATGAGGAAGACTTCAGAAAATGAACCTAAAGGAAGAGCAGCTGCAATTATGACAGAGGTATTACTAGATGCCGAGTGCAAGGGAATTATTAATGCATCTCAGAAGAAAGTTCTTCTCCAGGATATGGCCATCAATCTTTCATAA